Proteins co-encoded in one Jeotgalibacillus malaysiensis genomic window:
- a CDS encoding holliday junction DNA helicase RuvB yields the protein MEERIVSGEANLEEETIEQSIRPQLLETYIGQDQVKKNLAIYIEAAKNRQETLDHVLLYGPPGLGKTTLAAVIANEMGVNLRTTAGPAVERAGDLAAILTALEPGDVLFIDEIHRLPRAIEEVLYPAMEDFCLDIVIGTGPSARSVRLDLPPFTLVGATTRAGAISAPLRDRFGVLSRLEYYNVDQLKEIVNRSADIFNTEIDEDGADEIARRSRGTPRIANRLLRRVRDYAQVKGEGDITLPIAKASLELLQVDQLGLDHIDHKLLRGIIERFRGGPVGLDTIAASIGEESSTIEDVYEPYLLQIGFLQRTPRGRIATPLVYEHFNLEVPK from the coding sequence ATGGAAGAGCGGATCGTATCAGGGGAAGCAAACCTGGAAGAAGAGACAATTGAACAATCAATCAGGCCTCAGCTGCTTGAGACGTATATCGGTCAGGATCAGGTAAAGAAGAACCTGGCGATTTATATTGAAGCAGCAAAAAACAGGCAGGAAACCCTTGACCATGTTCTTCTGTATGGTCCCCCCGGGTTAGGTAAAACAACACTTGCTGCCGTCATTGCAAATGAGATGGGTGTTAATCTTCGTACGACTGCGGGGCCGGCTGTCGAACGGGCAGGCGATCTTGCTGCGATATTGACAGCACTAGAGCCTGGTGATGTATTATTTATCGATGAGATTCACAGGCTGCCAAGAGCAATTGAAGAAGTGCTGTATCCTGCAATGGAGGATTTCTGCCTTGATATTGTGATCGGTACCGGCCCAAGTGCAAGATCTGTGAGACTTGACCTCCCACCGTTTACATTAGTTGGCGCCACGACAAGAGCGGGTGCAATTTCAGCACCGCTTCGTGACAGATTCGGTGTATTGAGCAGGCTTGAGTATTACAATGTGGATCAGTTAAAAGAAATTGTGAACCGGTCTGCTGATATTTTTAATACTGAAATCGATGAAGATGGAGCCGATGAAATTGCGAGACGCTCAAGAGGGACACCGCGTATTGCCAACAGGCTGCTGAGAAGGGTAAGAGATTATGCGCAGGTTAAAGGTGAAGGGGATATTACACTTCCGATCGCAAAAGCCTCTCTTGAATTACTTCAGGTTGACCAGCTCGGTCTTGATCATATCGATCATAAATTATTAAGAGGAATTATTGAACGCTTTAGAGGCGGGCCTGTAGGGCTTGATACGATTGCAGCAAGTATTGGGGAGGAGTCTTCAACGATTGAAGATGTCTATGAACCATACCTTCTGCAGATCGGTTTTCTGCAGCGTACACCGAGGGGACGGATCGCAACACCACTAGTTTATGAACATTTTAACCTGGAGGTGCCCAAATGA
- a CDS encoding holliday junction DNA helicase RuvA translates to MYEYIKGEITYISTEYIVSDHHGLGYKIYMPNPFVMSSKQGETVQVFTYQHVREDQLTLFGFPTMEEKLLFTKLLNVSGIGPKGALAILASGAPEQVIQAIEEENETLLVKFPGVGKKTARQIILDLKGKLQDVVPDYFPNLFNDAAEVKGQDDSALDEAVMALQALGYSEREVKKIRPSLQKESLTTDQYIKKGLQLMLKLK, encoded by the coding sequence ATGTATGAATATATAAAAGGTGAAATTACATATATCTCCACAGAATATATTGTTTCTGATCATCACGGATTAGGCTACAAAATCTATATGCCTAATCCTTTTGTGATGTCTTCTAAGCAGGGGGAAACAGTTCAGGTGTTTACTTACCAGCACGTTAGAGAAGATCAGCTGACACTGTTCGGATTCCCTACAATGGAAGAGAAGCTGTTATTTACAAAGCTCTTAAATGTCTCAGGTATCGGACCTAAAGGGGCACTGGCGATTCTTGCATCAGGCGCACCAGAACAGGTCATTCAGGCAATTGAAGAAGAAAATGAAACACTGCTCGTTAAATTCCCGGGAGTCGGCAAAAAGACTGCGAGACAAATCATCCTCGATCTGAAAGGAAAACTGCAGGACGTTGTACCGGATTACTTTCCTAATCTGTTTAATGATGCTGCAGAAGTAAAAGGGCAGGATGACTCGGCACTGGATGAAGCAGTCATGGCACTTCAGGCGCTTGGTTACTCTGAACGTGAAGTGAAAAAGATCAGACCTTCACTGCAAAAGGAATCACTGACAACTGATCAGTACATCAAAAAAGGTCTTCAGCTCATGCTGAAGCTTAAATAA
- a CDS encoding morphogenetic protein associated with SpoVID yields MKIHVVQKGDTLWTIAKNYQVSFEELKAANAYLADPDMIMPGMKIKIPDQKAAVKKMDVKKTELMHPYAGQKPAYQTLPEEAHVMPYGRVYDAGSA; encoded by the coding sequence ATGAAAATTCATGTTGTTCAAAAAGGGGATACGCTTTGGACCATTGCCAAAAATTATCAGGTATCATTTGAAGAACTCAAAGCAGCAAACGCCTATTTAGCAGACCCTGATATGATCATGCCGGGGATGAAAATTAAAATACCGGATCAAAAAGCGGCTGTTAAGAAAATGGATGTGAAAAAAACTGAACTAATGCATCCGTATGCAGGTCAAAAACCAGCGTATCAGACGCTTCCTGAAGAAGCACATGTCATGCCTTACGGCAGGGTTTATGATGCAGGCAGTGCCTAA
- a CDS encoding transcriptional regulator: MPSDRQKSGEARREKILQTLSQSVGPITGRSLASEMNVSRQVIVSDINLLKAKNEPILATSQGYLYMPAHPSSRVSRLIVCKHTAEQTEEELMLIVRNGGIVKNVMIEHPVYGEMTASLMLHNQTEVKRFTNQLASSESTLLSVLTNGIHMHEIEAEHTAVLDRIEQELDQAGILFKG; this comes from the coding sequence ATGCCAAGCGATCGCCAGAAATCCGGAGAAGCGAGACGGGAGAAAATCTTACAGACACTCAGCCAATCCGTTGGTCCAATCACCGGCCGTTCTCTCGCCAGCGAAATGAATGTAAGCAGGCAGGTGATTGTCAGTGATATTAATTTGTTGAAAGCAAAAAATGAACCGATCCTTGCAACAAGCCAGGGTTATTTATATATGCCTGCACATCCATCAAGCCGCGTATCAAGATTGATTGTCTGCAAGCATACGGCTGAACAGACGGAAGAGGAACTCATGCTGATCGTCCGTAACGGGGGTATTGTTAAAAATGTCATGATCGAGCACCCGGTGTATGGAGAAATGACAGCTTCACTTATGCTTCACAATCAAACAGAAGTAAAGCGGTTTACAAACCAGCTTGCATCTTCAGAGTCTACATTGCTATCAGTGTTAACAAATGGTATACATATGCATGAAATTGAAGCTGAGCATACAGCAGTGCTTGACAGAATTGAGCAGGAGCTTGATCAGGCGGGTATTTTGTTTAAAGGATAA